Proteins encoded by one window of Rhodamnia argentea isolate NSW1041297 chromosome 6, ASM2092103v1, whole genome shotgun sequence:
- the LOC115726741 gene encoding uncharacterized protein LOC115726741, which produces MGRLNKEAEDQKHDAHHHPVVLTKIHNTNETPCSGCSINILPGEDYFACMPCHFFLHKRCFELPPSTTHDPHPHLLTLEFKPPYEGEEGFSCDHCAQPGTNQWLYCCRQCHFDVHICCAKLQTGPNLEASCRSRGLANVKPAPLVNATTSDTQSANSPFGGQGNFHNFHPGNTSVANQPVLAIPNAMTMTANQVPLNTTTPPSITSQYAFNAAYIHQSGNLTNGFQASGYPFSPTTASRTIQPIPMSPNGTTVFAARGPINNSTNPPVGVPQSRPSAAYGHNGVVYLNGAQGINNQPIYLRLNGGGAPMAAAVLPIQGFGYGNPGYYGANHGMMGGVKDMAIGGIFTGMGQSGGSEAFHGLTGILGGGGGGSIGLDGSELMGPYVGDYF; this is translated from the exons ATGGGCAGGCTAAATAAAGAAGCAGAAGACCAAAAGCATGACGCGCATCATCATCCAGTAGTACTCACCAAAATTCACAACACCAATGAAACACCATGCTCCGGCTGCAGTATTAACATCCTCCCAGGGGAGGACTACTTCGCCTGCATGCCATGCCATTTCTTTCTCCACAAAAGATGCTTCGAATTACCCCCGTCCACTACACACGATCCACATCCTCATTTACTAACTCTGGAATTTAAACCGCCttatgaaggagaagaaggctTCAGCTGTGACCACTGCGCACAACCGGGTACCAACCAGTGGCTCTACTGCTGCCGGCAATGCCATTTCGACGTGCACATATGTTGTGCCAAACTTCAAACTGGACCAAACTTGGAAGCTTCTTGCAGATCCCGTGGTCTTGCAAACGTCAAACCAGCACCTCTGGTAAACGCCACGACTTCTGATACTCAATCAGCAAATTCGCCATTCGGGGGACAGGGGAACTTCCACAACTTTCATCCAGGTAATACGTCGGTGGCCAATCAACCAGTTCTTGCCATCCCAAATGCAATGACCATGACCGCTAATCAAGTTCCTTTAAACACCACAACCCCACCAAGCATTACATCGCAGTACGCGTTCAACGCTGCTTATATCCATCAGTCAGGCAATCTCACAAACGGGTTCCAAGCAAGCGGTTACCCCTTTAGCCCAACCACTGCCTCGCGCACTATTCAACCAATCCCAATGAGTCCGAATGGAACAACAGTGTTCGCCGCTCGGGGTCCCATAAACAACAGCACAAACCCTCCGGTGGGTGTCCCCCAAAGCCGGCCAAGCGCGGCATATGGCCACAACGGCGTCGTGTATCTGAACGGCGCTCAAGGGATCAACAACCAACCGATATACCTGAGGCTGAATGGTGGCGGAGCTCCAATGGCCGCAGCGGTTCTACCAATCCAAGGGTTCGGTTATGGGAATCCCGGGTACTATGGAGCGAATCACGGCATGATGGGTGGTGTGAAGGATATGGCAATTGGAGGAATCTTTACTGGGATGGGGCAATCGGGTGGGTCGGAGGCGTTCCATGGGCTGACCGGCATTttgg gtggtggtggtggtggatcGATTGGTCTCGACGGGTCAGAGCTCATGGGTCCCTATGTCGGCGATTACTTCTAG